In a genomic window of Coprococcus eutactus:
- a CDS encoding ABC-F family ATP-binding cassette domain-containing protein produces MISANNVTLRFGKKALFEDVNIKFTEGNCYGLIGANGAGKSTFLKILSGEIEPSKGDVTMNDGERLSVLQQDHYKYDDYQVLDTVIMGNKRLYEIMKEKDAIYMKEDFSDEDGVKAAELEAEFAEMNGWEAESDASTLLNGLGVGTEYHYSLMKDLDGGLKVKVLLAQALFGNPDVLLLDEPTNHLDMDAIAWLEEFLINFENTVIVVSHDRYFLNKVCTHIADIDYSKIQLYAGNYDFWYESSQLMIKQMKEANKKKEEKIKELQEFIQRFSANASKSKQATSRKRALEKIELDDIKPSSRKYPYIDFRPKREIGNEVLTVSHISKIVDGEKLLDDISFTVGHDDKIAFVGPNTKSTTMLFKILAGEEEPDEGSYKWGVTTSQGYFPKDNTKEFDNDLVIVDWLTQYSDEKDATYVRGFLGRMLFAGEDGVKKVKVLSGGEKVRCLLSKLMIMGSNTLILDEPTNHLDMESITALNNGLIKFPGVVLFSSQDHQFVQTTANRIIEITNTGLIDKQTTYDEYLANDELARKRQVMNMDSED; encoded by the coding sequence ATGATTAGTGCTAATAATGTAACATTGAGATTTGGTAAGAAAGCTTTGTTCGAGGATGTGAATATCAAGTTCACAGAGGGCAATTGTTATGGACTCATCGGTGCAAATGGTGCCGGAAAGTCGACATTCCTAAAGATACTCTCAGGAGAGATAGAGCCTTCAAAGGGTGATGTGACCATGAATGACGGAGAGAGACTCTCAGTACTTCAGCAGGATCACTACAAGTATGATGATTATCAAGTGCTTGACACAGTAATTATGGGAAATAAGCGCCTCTACGAGATTATGAAGGAGAAAGACGCTATATATATGAAGGAAGATTTTTCAGATGAGGATGGAGTAAAGGCGGCAGAGCTTGAGGCTGAATTTGCTGAGATGAACGGCTGGGAGGCTGAGTCAGATGCCTCAACACTTTTGAATGGCCTTGGTGTAGGCACAGAGTATCACTACAGCCTGATGAAGGATCTGGACGGCGGACTCAAGGTCAAGGTACTTCTTGCACAGGCTCTTTTCGGCAATCCAGATGTGCTTCTTCTAGATGAGCCTACTAACCACCTTGATATGGATGCTATTGCATGGCTTGAGGAGTTCCTCATCAACTTTGAGAACACAGTCATCGTTGTATCACATGACAGATATTTCCTTAATAAGGTATGTACACATATAGCAGATATAGATTACAGCAAGATCCAGCTCTACGCAGGAAACTACGATTTCTGGTATGAGTCGAGCCAGCTGATGATCAAGCAGATGAAGGAAGCGAACAAGAAGAAGGAAGAGAAGATCAAGGAGCTCCAGGAGTTCATTCAGAGATTCTCGGCAAATGCATCAAAGTCCAAGCAGGCGACATCACGTAAGCGTGCTCTTGAGAAGATCGAGCTGGATGATATTAAACCATCGAGCAGAAAGTACCCATATATCGATTTCAGACCTAAGAGAGAGATCGGAAATGAAGTGCTTACCGTGTCACATATTTCCAAGATAGTTGACGGTGAGAAGCTTCTAGATGATATCTCATTCACAGTTGGACATGACGACAAGATAGCATTTGTAGGACCAAATACAAAGTCAACAACCATGCTCTTTAAGATACTTGCAGGCGAGGAGGAGCCTGATGAGGGAAGTTACAAGTGGGGTGTTACAACTTCACAGGGATATTTCCCTAAGGACAACACCAAGGAGTTCGACAACGACCTTGTGATAGTAGACTGGCTCACTCAGTATTCAGATGAGAAGGATGCCACATATGTAAGAGGTTTCCTTGGAAGAATGCTCTTTGCAGGTGAGGATGGAGTTAAGAAGGTCAAAGTCCTCTCAGGAGGAGAGAAGGTTAGATGCCTTCTGTCAAAGCTTATGATCATGGGTTCAAACACACTGATCCTTGATGAGCCTACAAACCATCTGGATATGGAGTCGATCACAGCGCTCAATAACGGACTTATCAAGTTCCCTGGAGTCGTATTGTTCTCCTCACAGGATCACCAGTTTGTGCAGACAACAGCCAATAGAATTATAGAGATAACAAACACCGGTCTCATAGACAAGCAGACTACATATGATGAGTATCTTGCTAATGACGAGCTTGCAAGAAAGAGACAGGTTATGAATATGGATTCTGAGGACTGA
- a CDS encoding HlyC/CorC family transporter: MIGDEVLGAGSIINIIILVVLVALSAFFSSAETALTTVSKFSLRSLADNGNKRASRVLKVTENSSKLISTILIGNNIVNISASSLTTTFVTKAFGSAAVGIATGILTLVVLLFGEITPKTIAQRYNLKISLLYIDIIQFLMVVLTPVIFIVNKIADFIFWVIRLDKDGGNQKMTEDELISMVNVSEEEGVIEGKEKEMITNVVDFGDSIARDVMIPRADMTIASVDMAYEDLLNLYMEVPYTRIPVYEDSRDNVIGILHVKDLFFYKATHNINNFSVRNIMRKPLYVYEYQKTNDLLHSMKSDSNTMAIVLDEYGICIGLITIEDLIEEIIGDIKDEYDIEEHNNIIKIDDGHYNIDGSIKLDDLNDALELNIESEDYDSLGGYITELLDHIPSKGESVTDNACIYKVIEMDKKRVARVLVTMMPKAHNDNEE, encoded by the coding sequence ATGATTGGAGATGAAGTTTTGGGCGCGGGTTCCATAATAAACATTATAATTCTGGTGGTGCTAGTGGCACTGTCTGCATTCTTTTCATCAGCTGAGACGGCTCTTACAACCGTCAGCAAATTCTCCCTTAGATCGCTTGCTGACAACGGCAACAAAAGAGCATCAAGGGTTCTAAAAGTCACTGAGAATTCAAGCAAGCTGATAAGCACTATTCTTATAGGAAACAACATAGTCAATATATCGGCATCATCTCTCACAACTACATTTGTCACAAAGGCTTTCGGAAGTGCAGCAGTTGGAATCGCAACAGGTATCCTCACACTCGTTGTTCTTCTCTTTGGCGAGATCACTCCAAAGACTATTGCGCAGAGATATAACCTGAAGATATCACTACTGTATATCGACATAATCCAGTTCCTCATGGTTGTTCTCACGCCTGTGATATTTATTGTAAACAAAATTGCAGATTTTATTTTCTGGGTAATAAGGCTTGACAAGGACGGTGGGAACCAGAAGATGACCGAAGACGAACTCATAAGCATGGTAAACGTCAGTGAGGAAGAGGGGGTCATCGAGGGCAAGGAAAAAGAAATGATAACCAACGTTGTGGACTTCGGAGATTCCATCGCCCGTGATGTCATGATACCAAGGGCAGACATGACGATCGCATCTGTGGATATGGCATACGAGGATCTGCTGAATCTGTACATGGAAGTTCCATATACCAGAATTCCTGTGTATGAGGATTCAAGGGACAACGTGATCGGCATTCTCCATGTGAAGGACTTATTCTTCTACAAAGCAACACATAACATCAACAATTTCAGTGTGCGCAATATCATGAGAAAGCCACTGTATGTATATGAGTATCAGAAAACAAATGATCTTCTGCACTCCATGAAGTCCGATTCCAACACAATGGCGATAGTACTCGACGAGTACGGCATTTGTATCGGACTGATAACCATCGAAGATCTCATCGAAGAAATCATCGGAGATATCAAGGACGAATATGACATAGAGGAGCACAACAATATCATCAAGATCGATGATGGTCATTACAACATAGATGGATCTATCAAGCTTGATGACTTAAATGACGCACTTGAACTAAACATAGAGTCCGAGGATTATGATTCTCTCGGAGGTTACATCACAGAGCTTTTGGACCATATTCCATCAAAGGGTGAATCCGTTACAGACAATGCCTGCATATACAAGGTTATCGAGATGGATAAAAAACGAGTTGCCAGAGTGCTTGTGACAATGATGCCAAAGGCACACAATGATAACGAAGAATAA
- a CDS encoding DUF1836 domain-containing protein, which translates to MDKKTNIKDIISMAGGLDYINPKDIPSIDLYMDQLTTFMEDQLGKNRRNDEDKVMTKTMINNYTKNNLLPSPNKKRYSKQHLILLIYIYYLKNMLSINDIQTLLQPLIDGYFNANKDGKDISDIYAHLYEHLSQHYGDIIKDIVRTANKADAMYDPEKDSYLHDLSMISLLSVDIYAKKKYVEHLVDKLRLESEDEARVQAQKTQKAQKAKEQQAATKKSRQQAAAKSAKNQQSRPSGDK; encoded by the coding sequence ATGGATAAAAAGACTAACATAAAAGATATAATATCAATGGCCGGAGGCCTTGATTACATAAACCCGAAGGATATCCCGTCGATCGACCTGTACATGGATCAGCTAACAACATTCATGGAGGATCAGCTTGGCAAGAATAGGCGCAACGACGAGGACAAGGTGATGACGAAGACAATGATCAACAATTACACCAAGAACAACCTCCTCCCATCGCCCAACAAAAAGAGATATTCCAAACAGCACTTGATTCTGCTCATATATATTTATTACCTGAAAAATATGCTCAGCATAAATGATATACAGACACTGCTGCAGCCACTTATTGACGGATATTTCAACGCGAACAAGGACGGCAAGGATATATCAGATATATACGCCCATCTCTATGAACATCTGTCGCAGCATTACGGTGACATCATAAAGGACATTGTGAGAACTGCCAACAAGGCGGATGCGATGTACGATCCTGAGAAGGATTCATATCTCCATGACCTGAGCATGATATCATTGCTGTCCGTAGACATATACGCCAAGAAGAAATATGTTGAGCACCTTGTAGATAAACTGAGACTCGAATCCGAGGACGAGGCACGAGTTCAGGCACAGAAAACACAAAAAGCACAGAAAGCAAAGGAACAACAGGCTGCCACCAAAAAGTCCAGACAGCAGGCTGCCGCAAAGTCAGCAAAAAACCAGCAGAGCAGACCTTCAGGCGACAAATAA
- a CDS encoding YerC/YecD family TrpR-related protein, which yields MGKTVHTEAVQDLFEAILTLETEEECFNFFEDVCTVNELLSIAQRFAVAKMLKEDNTYLEVAEKTGASTATISRVNRSLNYGKDGYELVFSRMKSFQQPDKKDDSQK from the coding sequence ATGGGAAAAACAGTACACACAGAAGCAGTACAGGATCTGTTTGAGGCAATACTTACATTGGAGACAGAGGAAGAGTGCTTTAATTTCTTTGAGGATGTTTGTACGGTGAATGAGCTGTTATCTATAGCACAACGGTTTGCAGTGGCAAAGATGCTGAAAGAGGATAATACATATCTCGAGGTGGCGGAGAAGACTGGAGCGTCCACAGCTACAATAAGTAGAGTCAACAGATCTTTGAACTATGGCAAGGATGGATATGAGCTGGTATTCTCCAGAATGAAGAGTTTTCAGCAGCCTGACAAGAAGGACGACAGTCAGAAATAA
- a CDS encoding alpha-amylase: protein MKDNGLLVQYFTANTTDSQNLWKKAAEDAAALKKMGATAVWFPPATKGAQGKEDMGYAPYDLYDLGEFDQKGSVGTRYGTKEEYLAAIKAMKAEGINVYADVAVRQKLGADKIEKVTAADFNSKDIPQMIGNKKTVGALSKFTFPGRKTKYSKFKWNWRHFAGIDWQQDEFRKRVCALEGRNPEEAEKEFSKYDYIVGCEIDFYNQEVYDELMSWAQWYEKNTDVDGYRFQEAEAIPAWFIKDFVAAVSDIPVTSRKKTNEDAPEFIHKDIFAVGDFWHWNVDYLNGYIKATDDQAALFDVPLHFNFHDASVADGAYNMADLLKGSLMMSNPEKAVTFVDNHESQVGGILESYVEDWFKPLAYAVVLLRQQGYPCLYIGDYAGIPQIKVKSKKTILNKLLKLRKKYAYGNQHDYFDHSDVVGWTREGDEEHKDSGLAVVMSDGVGGTKRMYVGRQFAGTHFADVMGNAKYDIKIDEEGCGEFYVNRRGLSVWIKKDCKL from the coding sequence ATGAAGGATAACGGACTTTTGGTTCAGTATTTTACAGCAAATACGACCGATAGCCAGAATTTGTGGAAGAAAGCAGCAGAGGATGCTGCTGCACTCAAGAAGATGGGGGCTACGGCTGTATGGTTTCCGCCTGCAACAAAGGGGGCACAGGGCAAAGAGGATATGGGTTATGCACCTTATGATCTGTACGACTTGGGTGAGTTTGATCAGAAGGGTTCGGTGGGAACCCGGTATGGAACGAAGGAAGAATATCTGGCAGCCATCAAGGCTATGAAGGCTGAGGGTATCAATGTGTATGCAGATGTGGCAGTGAGACAGAAGCTCGGTGCAGATAAGATAGAGAAGGTGACAGCTGCGGACTTCAATTCCAAGGATATTCCACAGATGATAGGAAACAAAAAGACAGTGGGTGCACTTTCAAAGTTCACATTCCCAGGTAGAAAGACAAAATATTCAAAGTTCAAGTGGAACTGGAGGCATTTTGCGGGAATAGACTGGCAGCAGGACGAATTCAGAAAGCGTGTGTGCGCGCTTGAGGGAAGAAATCCTGAGGAGGCAGAGAAGGAATTTTCAAAGTATGATTATATCGTTGGCTGCGAGATAGATTTCTACAATCAGGAAGTTTATGACGAGCTCATGAGCTGGGCGCAGTGGTATGAGAAGAATACAGATGTGGATGGATACAGATTCCAGGAGGCTGAGGCTATACCGGCATGGTTTATAAAGGACTTTGTTGCAGCGGTTTCTGATATACCAGTGACATCAAGGAAGAAGACTAATGAGGATGCACCTGAGTTTATACATAAAGACATATTTGCAGTGGGAGATTTCTGGCACTGGAATGTGGATTATCTGAATGGATATATAAAGGCAACGGATGATCAGGCGGCTCTGTTTGATGTGCCTTTGCATTTCAACTTCCACGATGCGTCAGTTGCCGATGGAGCGTATAACATGGCGGATCTTCTCAAGGGATCACTGATGATGAGCAATCCAGAGAAGGCAGTCACGTTCGTTGACAACCACGAATCACAGGTTGGAGGAATACTTGAGTCGTATGTTGAGGACTGGTTCAAGCCTCTGGCATACGCGGTTGTTCTGCTCAGACAGCAAGGGTATCCGTGCCTGTACATCGGCGATTACGCCGGAATACCGCAGATAAAGGTGAAGTCCAAGAAGACTATATTAAACAAGCTTTTGAAACTCAGAAAGAAATATGCCTATGGTAATCAGCATGATTATTTTGATCACAGCGACGTGGTTGGCTGGACTAGAGAGGGCGATGAGGAACATAAAGATTCTGGACTGGCAGTTGTTATGTCAGACGGCGTTGGCGGAACCAAGAGGATGTATGTCGGCAGACAGTTTGCTGGCACACATTTCGCTGACGTTATGGGCAATGCCAAGTATGATATAAAGATAGACGAAGAAGGCTGCGGTGAGTTCTATGTGAACAGACGAGGACTTTCAGTGTGGATCAAAAAGGATTGCAAATTATAA
- a CDS encoding LL-diaminopimelate aminotransferase — translation MFKANENYLKLPGSYLFSTVGRKQREYSAAHPDKKVIRLSIGDVTQPLAPAIIERLHKAVDEMAVAETFKGYAPDLGYEFLRNTIAKNDYADRGVDISADEIFVSDGAKSDSANIQEIFTADSKIAVCDPVYPVYVDSNVMAGRTGTYDKDTELWSDVIYMPCLADNNFAPELPKKTPDIIYLCFPNNPTGATIKKAQLQEWVDYANKVGAVIIYDAAYEAYISEEDVPHTIYECEGAKTCAIELKSFSKNAGFTGTRLGYTVVPKDLKDADGVSMHSLWARRHGTKFNGAPYIVQAAGDAVYSDEGKAQTKAQIAYYMNNAKVISQGLKDAGYTVSGGVNAPYIWLKTPDNMSSWDFFDYLLENANVVGTPGSGFGPSGEGYFRLTAFGTYENTVEAIERIKNL, via the coding sequence ATGTTTAAGGCAAATGAAAACTATTTAAAGCTTCCAGGAAGTTACCTTTTCTCAACAGTTGGAAGAAAGCAGAGAGAGTACAGCGCTGCGCATCCAGACAAGAAGGTTATCAGACTCAGCATCGGGGATGTGACACAGCCACTTGCACCTGCGATCATTGAGAGACTTCACAAAGCAGTAGATGAGATGGCAGTGGCAGAGACATTCAAGGGATATGCCCCTGATCTCGGCTATGAGTTTCTCAGAAATACAATAGCAAAGAACGATTACGCTGATAGAGGCGTAGACATATCTGCCGATGAAATATTTGTAAGTGATGGAGCAAAGAGCGATTCAGCAAATATCCAGGAGATATTCACAGCTGACAGCAAGATAGCAGTATGTGACCCTGTATATCCAGTGTATGTTGACTCAAATGTAATGGCTGGAAGAACTGGCACATACGACAAGGATACAGAACTTTGGAGCGATGTAATATACATGCCATGCTTGGCTGACAACAACTTTGCACCAGAACTTCCAAAGAAGACACCTGATATCATATATCTGTGTTTCCCGAACAACCCTACAGGTGCCACCATCAAGAAAGCGCAGCTCCAGGAGTGGGTAGACTACGCAAATAAAGTCGGTGCGGTCATTATTTATGATGCTGCATACGAGGCATATATAAGCGAGGAGGATGTTCCGCATACTATATACGAGTGTGAGGGCGCAAAAACATGTGCCATCGAGCTTAAAAGCTTCTCAAAGAATGCAGGATTTACAGGAACCCGTCTTGGATATACTGTAGTTCCAAAGGATCTTAAGGATGCTGACGGAGTGTCCATGCATAGCCTCTGGGCAAGAAGACATGGAACCAAGTTCAACGGAGCTCCTTACATTGTTCAGGCAGCAGGTGATGCTGTATATTCAGACGAGGGCAAGGCTCAGACAAAGGCACAGATCGCATATTACATGAACAATGCAAAGGTTATATCACAGGGGCTTAAGGATGCAGGATATACTGTGTCAGGCGGCGTAAATGCACCATATATCTGGCTCAAGACACCTGATAACATGTCTTCATGGGATTTCTTCGATTACCTGCTTGAGAACGCAAATGTAGTCGGAACTCCAGGTTCAGGATTCGGCCCAAGCGGTGAGGGATACTTCAGACTCACAGCATTCGGAACATACGAGAATACAGTTGAGGCTATAGAGAGAATAAAGAATCTTTAA
- the dapF gene encoding diaminopimelate epimerase, with translation MHFTKMEGLGNDYVYVNCFEEKVDDPQRLARLLSDRHRGVGSDGLILIGPSDKADFSMAVYNSDGSIAEMCGNGIRCVCKYVYDNHMTESRRISVETLAGIKYLRCISGDRRQSIVTVDMGAPEIGRDRMTVDAALTEKMLEERIDVSGKMISFIRVSMGNPHAVVWLDGLDVACVTDGEKTMSIGALMEKHDAFPSGTNVEFVRVIDRDLIQIRVWERGSGETMACGTGACAAAAACMAKNYTNNVVTVQLGGGELHIEYDRNKKTINMTGPARKVFDGQVDIFSQEE, from the coding sequence ATGCATTTCACGAAGATGGAAGGCTTGGGAAATGACTATGTATATGTGAATTGCTTTGAAGAGAAAGTGGATGATCCGCAGAGACTGGCGAGGCTGCTTAGCGACAGACACCGCGGTGTTGGAAGTGATGGCCTTATCCTTATTGGTCCCTCTGATAAAGCTGATTTTAGTATGGCTGTCTATAACTCTGACGGTAGTATAGCCGAGATGTGCGGAAATGGGATAAGATGCGTATGCAAATATGTGTATGACAATCATATGACAGAGAGTAGAAGAATTTCTGTAGAGACGCTTGCAGGGATAAAATATCTAAGGTGCATATCGGGTGACAGGAGGCAGAGCATTGTCACTGTGGACATGGGTGCTCCGGAGATAGGCCGGGATAGAATGACAGTGGATGCTGCTCTAACTGAGAAAATGCTGGAGGAGCGGATTGATGTATCTGGTAAAATGATATCGTTTATCCGGGTATCCATGGGCAATCCTCATGCGGTCGTGTGGCTAGATGGTCTAGATGTGGCTTGTGTGACTGACGGTGAAAAGACTATGTCTATAGGGGCATTAATGGAAAAACATGATGCATTTCCCTCGGGAACAAATGTGGAATTCGTTAGAGTTATTGACCGGGATCTTATTCAGATAAGAGTGTGGGAACGCGGTTCGGGAGAGACTATGGCGTGTGGCACTGGAGCATGTGCTGCAGCTGCGGCATGCATGGCGAAAAACTATACAAACAATGTGGTGACGGTTCAGCTTGGCGGGGGAGAACTTCACATAGAATACGATAGAAATAAAAAAACAATAAATATGACAGGACCGGCGAGAAAAGTGTTTGACGGTCAGGTTGATATATTTTCACAGGAGGAATAA